The Halobaculum sp. MBLA0143 genome includes a region encoding these proteins:
- the cas7b gene encoding type I-B CRISPR-associated protein Cas7/Csh2 codes for MSDTDYTPPENRSEIVLLYDARDCNPNGDPLSSDNRPRIDPATDQAIVTDVRLKRYIRDQLYADGEPILIQNSSQLGEKPTRERLYDEVATRMDEGIDPERAFLEAATDVRYFGATISVNSDVTEDLPTQFVGPVQFQTGRSYNPVEVNEATQRLTTVIYSSDDAEQGTFATDQRLQYALVGFTGVVNENAATDTRLTQSDVERLDTLVWRALSNQTMTRSKVGQQPRLYLRVEYVRDDFHIGNLDETFDMSTEGPLADVRTIKDYAVDISGFVEQLSNHSEAIETVHVEEDRRMSVTGGDGETYESVGSAIESVSGISVAPIGVYQDVETAEE; via the coding sequence ATGTCCGACACAGACTACACCCCACCGGAGAATCGCTCGGAGATCGTCCTGCTGTACGACGCCCGCGACTGCAACCCCAACGGCGACCCACTGAGTAGTGACAATCGACCACGGATCGACCCGGCAACCGACCAGGCGATCGTCACCGATGTCCGTCTCAAACGGTATATCAGGGACCAACTGTACGCCGACGGCGAACCGATCCTGATTCAGAACTCCTCGCAGTTGGGCGAGAAGCCGACCCGCGAGCGCCTGTACGACGAGGTCGCGACACGGATGGACGAGGGAATCGACCCCGAGCGAGCGTTCCTAGAGGCAGCAACCGATGTCCGGTACTTCGGTGCCACGATCTCGGTCAACTCCGACGTGACGGAAGACCTTCCCACCCAGTTCGTCGGACCGGTGCAGTTCCAGACCGGCCGAAGCTACAATCCAGTCGAGGTGAACGAGGCGACACAACGCCTCACAACGGTTATCTACAGCAGTGACGACGCCGAGCAAGGAACGTTCGCAACCGATCAGCGGCTACAGTACGCGCTCGTCGGGTTCACCGGCGTGGTGAACGAGAACGCCGCCACCGACACCCGGCTGACGCAGTCCGATGTCGAACGCCTCGACACGCTGGTGTGGCGAGCACTCTCGAACCAGACGATGACCCGAAGCAAGGTCGGACAGCAGCCCCGACTGTACCTCCGCGTGGAGTACGTCCGCGACGACTTTCATATCGGGAATCTCGACGAGACGTTCGACATGTCTACCGAGGGGCCGCTGGCCGATGTCCGAACGATCAAAGACTACGCCGTCGACATCTCCGGGTTCGTCGAGCAGTTGTCGAACCACTCGGAGGCTATTGAGACCGTCCATGTGGAGGAAGACCGCCGGATGTCTGTCACTGGAGGTGACGGTGAGACGTACGAGTCCGTCGGGAGTGCAATCGAATCCGTCAGTGGCATCTCGGTGGCTCCGATCGGAGTCTACCAAGATGTCGAAACCGCCGAAGAGTGA
- a CDS encoding cupin domain-containing protein, with the protein MTRVNEATLDWERVDEERTGLRRKRLGRAAGGDELGCSLYELPAGEQSWPYHYHTGNEESVYVLAGHGGVRLPDETLSVSPGDYVALPAGPDHAHSVFNDGDEPLRYLVVSTMRDPDVTVYPDSEKVGVFAGAPPGGEGERTVHGYYRRDDEVDYWLDEED; encoded by the coding sequence GTGACCAGGGTGAACGAGGCGACACTGGACTGGGAACGGGTCGACGAGGAACGGACCGGGCTGCGGCGCAAACGGCTGGGACGTGCCGCCGGCGGCGACGAACTGGGGTGTAGTCTGTACGAACTCCCGGCCGGCGAGCAGTCGTGGCCGTACCACTACCACACGGGCAACGAGGAGTCGGTGTACGTCCTCGCGGGTCACGGCGGCGTTCGACTCCCCGACGAGACACTGTCCGTCTCGCCGGGCGACTACGTGGCGCTCCCGGCCGGTCCCGACCACGCCCACAGCGTGTTCAACGACGGCGACGAACCGCTACGGTACCTCGTCGTCTCCACGATGCGGGACCCCGACGTGACCGTCTACCCGGACTCGGAGAAGGTCGGCGTGTTCGCCGGCGCACCACCCGGCGGCGAGGGAGAACGAACCGTCCACGGCTACTACCGACGCGACGACGAAGTGGACTACTGGCTCGACGAAGAGGACTGA
- a CDS encoding TM1802 family CRISPR-associated protein: MSVQDLPLADVSDDQLLALTLDRPPSSVYDVVAVYGRINSMLVTERVPGDVPAEHVTHMTPDNDKIQGLYDQEDSLLNVHVDLSGEEPKLADELVTLERLTWEKAVRVGYTRPIKKRGKIIAHSIPHHANGKKAGKTAKYSTDRLTRWPTDDEVSRTAEESDDETVIDQLRALGGDDAAVERVRETVEERVETIGGSFEGLVSLKIKTEPKGLFRYPGEIPIVNEAMVAKKTERMKGYSEANDSSGEAADYVTGKVGTALGATPGSPVEYFHGKQMEKFPNFDPDEGYQVRPLSEETAANVAAGQAYTASCSVDLYVTGENGFQDVGIEMRYLPYLSSTDDADDVRRLAGLLDTALNGDQRFRELLADRLNERSRFADRLKLYQIVVATDLDEKDKILTERGEIDGLSPVTIGDRHVEVLGQWPHASDDWRGVFRSGGGQDRFSLLDPENVRLPESVLSGQYFDETLYNPQRNSNDPIFGPDDVQVQCLVALMSEKSIPASRYRESLVRRIVEKQNDLLGDDSRNRDFPFYLLAKQHAQWSTLVACDTLDGEALPAIDPDTQMPDETTSRDGLLEQFIENHPLLKEPERQTCFLLGALVGRLSAYQMREGYNTMIRRYPVENVTKRNVPRIVHKVIGKNNDYSDMEDNTGVMNLRYQTRLTDLLHRTEPSEWSLSTDEVRMHYALGISYGYSDTSPDADEEESEEEPAPKANQPAATE; this comes from the coding sequence ATGAGCGTTCAGGATCTGCCACTCGCGGATGTCTCGGACGATCAACTCCTGGCGCTCACGCTCGACCGCCCGCCGTCGTCGGTATACGACGTGGTCGCGGTGTACGGGCGTATCAACTCGATGCTCGTCACAGAACGAGTCCCGGGAGATGTCCCGGCGGAGCACGTCACGCACATGACCCCGGACAACGACAAGATCCAGGGTCTGTACGACCAAGAGGACTCGCTGCTGAACGTTCACGTTGACCTCAGCGGCGAGGAGCCGAAACTCGCAGACGAACTCGTCACCCTGGAGCGACTCACCTGGGAGAAAGCGGTCCGGGTGGGGTACACACGGCCGATCAAGAAGCGCGGGAAAATCATCGCCCACTCGATCCCGCACCACGCGAACGGGAAGAAGGCGGGAAAGACGGCCAAGTACTCGACCGACCGGCTCACCCGGTGGCCGACCGACGACGAGGTGAGTCGGACCGCGGAGGAGTCTGACGACGAGACCGTGATCGACCAGCTCCGTGCGCTCGGTGGCGACGACGCGGCAGTAGAGCGAGTGAGGGAGACCGTCGAAGAGCGGGTCGAGACGATTGGGGGGTCCTTCGAGGGCCTCGTCTCGCTGAAGATCAAGACAGAGCCGAAGGGTCTGTTCCGGTACCCCGGAGAGATCCCCATCGTCAACGAAGCGATGGTGGCCAAGAAGACAGAGCGGATGAAGGGCTACTCAGAGGCGAACGACTCCTCTGGCGAGGCGGCAGACTACGTCACAGGCAAGGTTGGAACCGCGCTCGGGGCGACGCCCGGGTCTCCCGTCGAGTACTTTCACGGGAAGCAGATGGAGAAGTTCCCCAACTTCGACCCCGACGAGGGGTACCAGGTCCGGCCGCTCTCCGAGGAGACGGCCGCGAACGTCGCTGCTGGACAGGCGTACACGGCCTCCTGCTCTGTCGATCTCTACGTCACGGGGGAAAACGGGTTCCAGGATGTCGGGATCGAGATGAGGTACCTCCCGTATCTGTCTTCGACCGACGACGCAGACGATGTTCGTCGGCTCGCAGGACTGCTCGACACCGCGCTGAACGGTGACCAGCGGTTCCGAGAGCTGCTCGCCGACAGACTGAACGAGCGGTCGCGGTTCGCCGACCGTCTCAAGCTGTATCAGATCGTCGTTGCGACAGATCTCGACGAGAAGGACAAAATCCTCACAGAGCGTGGTGAGATCGACGGGCTCAGCCCGGTGACGATTGGCGACCGACACGTCGAAGTTCTCGGGCAGTGGCCCCACGCCAGCGACGACTGGCGCGGTGTCTTCCGCTCTGGCGGCGGTCAAGATCGGTTCTCACTGCTTGACCCCGAGAACGTTCGGCTGCCCGAGAGCGTCCTCTCCGGACAGTACTTCGACGAGACACTGTACAACCCGCAGAGGAACTCGAACGACCCCATCTTCGGGCCAGACGATGTCCAGGTACAGTGTCTCGTCGCACTGATGAGCGAGAAGTCGATCCCGGCGTCACGGTACCGGGAGAGCCTGGTCAGACGGATCGTAGAGAAACAGAACGACCTCCTCGGAGACGACAGCCGAAATCGTGACTTCCCGTTCTACCTGCTCGCAAAGCAGCACGCACAGTGGAGTACACTCGTGGCGTGCGACACGCTTGACGGGGAAGCACTCCCCGCAATCGACCCCGATACACAGATGCCAGACGAGACGACATCCCGCGACGGCCTGCTCGAACAGTTCATCGAGAACCACCCGCTCCTCAAAGAACCGGAACGACAGACGTGCTTCCTCCTCGGAGCCTTGGTGGGACGGCTCAGCGCCTACCAGATGCGCGAGGGGTACAACACGATGATCCGACGGTACCCCGTGGAGAACGTCACCAAGCGGAACGTCCCGCGGATCGTCCACAAGGTGATCGGCAAGAACAACGACTACTCGGACATGGAGGACAACACCGGTGTGATGAATCTCCGGTACCAGACCCGCCTCACCGATCTCCTCCACCGGACGGAGCCGTCTGAGTGGTCGCTCTCGACGGACGAGGTCCGGATGCACTACGCCCTCGGCATCTCCTACGGCTACTCCGACACGAGCCCAGACGCCGACGAAGAAGAGAGCGAGGAAGAGCCCGCACCGAAGGCGAATCAGCCGGCGGCCACAGAGTGA
- a CDS encoding CRISPR-associated endonuclease Cas3'': MTGRFTDPAELWSRPPDGDGPELVHRHLADVAGRAAALIGADRRTRGGEPLRPVAATLGWTHDFGKLTEWFQANFDERSTTVGKPEQYTYHSLLGAVLAHYALDRRGYSETTCSVGFHAAVAHHRATADIQNETDRYAADRPPVNNRLDRVGEQVDNVRSRIPAYAERIVRTASGGGGSLADFEEYLDERLFAYDLGRVERRPPDTAYGTLVLLTGALKLADRSIVLEREFRPHTRTPTEQISPGLERELPSPGVVETAIDELGGGGQTSELDRIRTSVQRQVRDRAVNQCEDSGGGFLGTIQLPTGFGKTHAGVWAGLELATAAAEGDHADGRTLAYVLPYTSIVDQTADTIRDVYRRAGRADSLLVDHYLEQTRIDIDAQLVAEEEDDDGDVPAEFFLGRSWRANTVLSTFVQLFESLAGPTSNQAPKLPSLQESVVVIDEPQLLDVQWWPVVGRLADVLVDQFDAVVLSMTATQPRIFDEEAENEVHRLVEHRDGPLGFLADNPRVEYTVHPSVDGVDPDSQATTVRDRDESASSTDENDSSGRASGGVLSHSGAAELLVDDTSEGETALAVCNTIDSARCLDTAITDALHVRDGSVVSLGVCLHEWVTDNECYPDDFADPERSEFEARVAERVAEPDTVLVVHLSAVVRPPDRLRLIRFLRESDVVEETCVICTATQVVEAGVDLSFDRVYRDLAPVPSLVQSGGRCNRSLESASPSTVSVWRLEAPPAARSERPPSEVIYAIDGDRLVPTVRSVPYDYADRTVEETTMIGPVVEEFYERIHGGDPGDRSLVDAVDSAASQTLRSASLIENRDDRVEVLFARIPEEIELMNRLRSAVENEAWDTVQRLFGEAQQLQFSVSRRRLGEILDTPASERVSVYDSPVFLVDGTEIPAGFDPHLGIVDGADPE, translated from the coding sequence TTGACCGGTCGTTTCACCGACCCGGCGGAGCTGTGGTCACGCCCGCCGGACGGCGATGGCCCCGAACTCGTCCACCGGCACCTCGCGGATGTCGCCGGCAGGGCGGCCGCCCTGATCGGAGCAGACCGTCGAACCCGGGGTGGAGAACCACTCCGCCCGGTGGCGGCGACGCTCGGCTGGACTCACGACTTCGGGAAACTCACCGAGTGGTTCCAGGCGAACTTCGACGAACGGTCCACGACTGTCGGGAAGCCGGAACAGTATACGTACCACTCGCTTCTCGGTGCCGTGTTGGCGCACTACGCGCTCGATCGGCGAGGGTACAGCGAGACTACGTGTAGCGTCGGGTTCCACGCCGCTGTGGCACACCACCGAGCGACGGCCGACATACAGAACGAGACCGATCGGTACGCAGCCGACAGGCCGCCGGTGAACAACCGCCTCGACAGAGTCGGCGAGCAAGTCGACAACGTCCGCTCCCGGATTCCGGCGTACGCGGAGCGGATCGTCCGCACGGCCTCCGGCGGCGGCGGCTCTCTCGCCGACTTTGAGGAGTACCTCGACGAACGGCTGTTCGCGTACGACCTCGGGAGGGTCGAACGACGGCCACCCGACACCGCGTACGGGACGCTCGTCCTCCTCACGGGGGCGCTGAAGCTCGCTGACAGGTCGATCGTGCTCGAACGGGAGTTCCGACCGCACACTCGGACGCCGACCGAGCAGATCTCGCCCGGACTCGAGCGCGAACTCCCGTCTCCCGGTGTCGTGGAGACCGCTATCGACGAACTCGGTGGCGGTGGACAGACATCGGAGTTGGACCGGATTCGAACGTCGGTCCAACGACAGGTGCGGGACCGTGCGGTGAACCAGTGCGAGGACAGCGGGGGCGGGTTCCTCGGGACGATCCAGCTCCCGACCGGGTTCGGAAAGACACACGCGGGGGTCTGGGCGGGGCTCGAATTGGCTACGGCCGCCGCGGAGGGAGACCATGCCGACGGTCGAACCCTCGCGTACGTCCTCCCGTACACGTCTATCGTGGACCAGACCGCCGACACGATCCGAGACGTGTACAGGCGTGCCGGGCGGGCGGACAGTCTGCTCGTCGACCACTATCTAGAACAGACGAGGATCGACATTGACGCGCAACTGGTGGCCGAGGAGGAAGACGACGACGGGGACGTTCCGGCCGAATTCTTCCTCGGGAGGTCGTGGCGAGCGAACACCGTGCTGTCGACGTTCGTGCAACTGTTCGAGTCGCTCGCCGGCCCGACGTCGAACCAGGCGCCGAAGCTCCCGTCGCTACAGGAGAGCGTCGTTGTGATCGACGAGCCGCAGCTCTTGGACGTACAGTGGTGGCCGGTCGTCGGCCGACTGGCGGACGTGCTAGTCGACCAGTTCGACGCGGTCGTCCTGTCGATGACTGCGACCCAGCCGCGGATCTTCGACGAAGAAGCCGAGAACGAAGTTCATCGACTCGTCGAACACCGGGACGGTCCTCTAGGATTCCTAGCCGACAACCCGCGTGTCGAGTACACCGTTCACCCGTCAGTCGACGGTGTCGACCCTGACAGCCAGGCGACGACAGTCCGAGACCGCGACGAGTCGGCGAGTTCCACCGACGAGAACGACTCGTCTGGTCGCGCCTCCGGCGGCGTACTCTCCCATTCAGGTGCTGCCGAACTCCTCGTGGACGACACGTCCGAGGGAGAAACAGCCCTCGCGGTGTGCAACACCATCGACAGTGCTCGCTGTCTCGACACCGCGATCACGGATGCTCTCCACGTCCGAGACGGATCAGTCGTCTCACTCGGTGTGTGCCTCCACGAGTGGGTAACTGACAACGAGTGCTACCCGGACGACTTCGCCGATCCGGAGCGAAGCGAGTTCGAGGCCCGGGTTGCCGAACGTGTTGCAGAACCGGACACTGTTCTCGTCGTTCACCTCTCTGCCGTGGTCCGGCCCCCGGACCGACTCCGGCTCATCAGGTTCCTCCGCGAGAGTGATGTAGTCGAGGAAACATGCGTGATCTGTACTGCGACGCAGGTCGTCGAGGCTGGAGTAGATCTCAGTTTCGACCGTGTGTACCGCGACTTAGCTCCGGTTCCGTCGCTCGTACAGTCTGGTGGACGGTGTAACCGGAGCCTCGAATCCGCGAGTCCCAGCACGGTCTCCGTCTGGCGACTCGAAGCGCCGCCAGCGGCTCGATCCGAGCGGCCTCCCTCCGAGGTCATCTACGCTATCGACGGTGACCGGCTGGTACCGACAGTCCGGTCAGTGCCGTACGACTACGCCGACCGGACGGTCGAAGAGACGACGATGATCGGCCCCGTCGTGGAAGAGTTCTACGAACGCATCCATGGGGGTGACCCTGGAGACCGCTCGCTCGTCGACGCCGTCGACAGTGCAGCCTCACAGACCCTCCGGAGTGCGTCGCTGATAGAGAACCGCGACGATCGGGTCGAGGTTTTGTTCGCCCGAATCCCCGAGGAGATTGAGCTGATGAATCGGCTCCGGTCCGCCGTCGAGAACGAGGCCTGGGACACGGTACAACGACTGTTCGGCGAGGCACAGCAGTTGCAGTTCAGTGTGAGTCGGCGCCGACTTGGAGAGATCCTCGACACTCCCGCCAGCGAGCGTGTCTCGGTCTACGACTCGCCTGTCTTCCTCGTCGACGGAACCGAAATCCCCGCTGGATTCGATCCACACCTCGGAATCGTCGACGGGGCTGACCCCGAGTGA
- the cas5b gene encoding type I-B CRISPR-associated protein Cas5b, whose protein sequence is MAPADPPDECLVVDVGGPVAHFRKVGGNSTRQTYHAIPRTTVAGLFAAVLGLGRDTYYDTFGRGVSAVGIVPQTELRTMSLPRSELSTAPKNLSDIGEPFEDDTGIVTVNPRSLQSRQRNPYEILREVTYRIYLQLDDQQTYEELAATLEAGQSVYTPSLGLSECLATVTFRGRHELEQTSNRAVDSVLPDDDSRVRPVAGVTFLRERVPTFMEAVDSGGRRTTAFTTYTMRQDGGAFDVGDDVPVGTPVSDELDDRVVFH, encoded by the coding sequence ATGGCACCAGCCGACCCCCCAGACGAGTGTCTCGTCGTGGATGTCGGTGGACCTGTCGCCCACTTCCGAAAGGTTGGGGGAAACAGCACCCGCCAGACCTACCACGCCATCCCACGGACGACGGTCGCCGGACTGTTCGCGGCAGTGCTCGGGCTCGGGCGAGACACGTACTACGACACGTTCGGGCGGGGCGTGTCTGCCGTCGGAATCGTCCCACAGACGGAACTGCGAACGATGTCACTCCCGCGGTCGGAACTCTCCACCGCGCCGAAGAACTTGAGCGACATCGGTGAGCCGTTCGAAGACGACACCGGAATCGTCACAGTGAATCCCAGATCGCTCCAGTCCAGACAGCGGAATCCCTACGAGATCCTGCGCGAGGTCACGTACCGGATCTACCTCCAGTTGGACGACCAGCAGACGTACGAAGAGTTGGCAGCGACGCTGGAGGCCGGCCAGTCGGTGTACACCCCGTCGCTCGGACTCTCGGAGTGTCTGGCCACCGTCACGTTCCGTGGCCGTCACGAACTCGAACAGACCTCGAACCGGGCCGTCGACTCGGTGCTTCCGGACGACGACTCTCGGGTGCGGCCCGTGGCCGGAGTGACGTTCCTCCGGGAGCGCGTCCCGACGTTCATGGAGGCAGTCGACTCCGGAGGACGCCGGACGACGGCGTTCACGACCTACACGATGCGGCAGGACGGCGGTGCCTTCGACGTCGGGGACGACGTGCCAGTCGGGACACCCGTCTCGGACGAACTCGACGACCGGGTCGTGTTCCATTGA
- the cas2 gene encoding CRISPR-associated endonuclease Cas2, translated as MFVLVTYDVSAERTRIYRKLLRRYLEHIQNSVFHGELTEGQLATVKGEIRDELEPDDSLYVFTAEIAASVDCTVLGDAEEPGSRFT; from the coding sequence ATGTTCGTTCTAGTGACGTACGACGTGTCTGCCGAACGGACACGGATCTACCGAAAGCTACTCCGTCGGTACCTCGAACACATCCAGAACTCGGTGTTCCACGGTGAGTTGACCGAGGGGCAGCTTGCGACGGTGAAAGGCGAGATACGCGACGAACTGGAGCCCGACGACTCTCTGTACGTGTTCACCGCCGAGATTGCTGCCAGTGTCGACTGCACTGTTCTCGGCGACGCCGAGGAACCGGGGAGTCGGTTCACGTAG
- a CDS encoding CRISPR-associated endoribonuclease Cas6, which yields MRLLARLRARADAAYDHTYHHKLRGRMWGALDGTAFDDRHGSEAPTGLVFSNPFPPYDMQEGDERTLLVASPNRDLLGEIAADFDANPELNVGEMPFEITDQSVLAPDVGEPGTKGVIETGTGVLVRIPPWRFDDYGIDVDSDQSEFWKPEHTIDPFETQVENNLDWKHGHFAPEDLPGPSDVTDSLFESYELIKTFALPVTVTEGEEETWILSKWKFGYQVRDDDHRRHLNLALDAGLAERNAMGFGFLNIKEDSGGS from the coding sequence ATGCGGCTCTTAGCCCGGCTCCGTGCACGGGCGGACGCGGCGTACGACCACACGTACCATCACAAGCTCCGTGGGCGGATGTGGGGTGCGCTGGACGGGACGGCGTTCGACGACCGACACGGCAGTGAGGCGCCGACGGGACTCGTGTTCTCGAATCCGTTTCCCCCCTACGACATGCAGGAGGGAGACGAACGGACGCTGCTCGTCGCGTCACCGAACCGAGACCTCCTCGGCGAGATTGCCGCCGACTTCGACGCCAATCCGGAGCTGAACGTCGGCGAAATGCCCTTCGAGATCACCGACCAGAGCGTGCTCGCGCCGGACGTGGGCGAGCCCGGGACGAAAGGTGTGATCGAGACCGGTACGGGGGTTCTCGTCCGAATCCCGCCGTGGCGATTCGACGACTACGGGATCGACGTGGACTCTGACCAGTCGGAGTTCTGGAAGCCGGAGCACACGATCGATCCGTTCGAGACACAGGTCGAGAACAACCTCGACTGGAAGCACGGCCACTTCGCGCCCGAGGACCTTCCAGGTCCGTCGGACGTGACGGACAGTCTGTTCGAGAGCTACGAACTGATCAAGACGTTCGCGCTTCCCGTGACAGTCACCGAGGGCGAAGAGGAGACGTGGATCCTCAGCAAGTGGAAGTTCGGCTACCAAGTCCGTGACGACGATCACCGTCGTCACCTGAACCTCGCGTTAGACGCCGGGCTCGCCGAGCGGAACGCGATGGGCTTCGGCTTCCTGAATATCAAGGAGGACTCTGGGGGCTCATGA